A genomic stretch from Octopus bimaculoides isolate UCB-OBI-ISO-001 chromosome 29, ASM119413v2, whole genome shotgun sequence includes:
- the LOC106873849 gene encoding zinc finger protein 678-like, translating into MLKMTEKSYLCDICGKSFSQKGNLNIHKSIHTGEKAYHCDICGKSFSQKVYLTIHKRIHTGEKPYRCAICGESFSQNYHLTTHKYIHTGEKPNHCDICGKSFSLKQHLTKHKRNHTGEKPYHCDICGKSFTENGVLTKHKRIHTGEKPYHCDICGDSFSQNGFLTRHKRIHTGDKPFHCDICGKSFSENGGLTIHKRIHTGEKPYHCDICSKSFSQSYNLTAHKRIHTGEKPYHCDICGKSFSENGGLTKHQRIHTGEKPYCCNVCGKSFSETGHLTRHKRIHTGEKPYRCDICGKSFSQVANLNTHKRIHTGEKPYQCDICGESFSQNHHLTIHKYIHTGEETKSL; encoded by the coding sequence ATGCTGAAAATGACAGAAAAGTCATATCTGTGTGacatctgcggtaaatcattctctcaaaaagggAACTTAAACATCCATaaaagtattcatacaggagagaaggcatatcactgtgacatttgtggtaaatctttctctcaaaagGTTTATCTCACtattcacaaacgcattcatactggagagaagccatatcgctgtgCTATCTGTGGGgagtcattctctcaaaattatcacttgacaactcacaaatacattcatacaggggaaaaaccaaatcactgtgacatctgcggtaaatctttttctctaaaacagcacttaactaaacacaaacgtaatcatactggggagaaaccatatcactgtgatatttgtggtaaatcattcactgaaaATGGTGTTTTAACTAAGcacaaacgaattcatacaggagagaaaccatatcactgtgatatctgtggggaTTCATTCTCACAAAATGGTtttttaactagacacaaacgtattcacactggagacaaaccatttcattgtgatatttgtggcaaatcattctctgaaaatggtGGTTTAACTATACACAAGCgcattcacacaggtgagaaaccatatcattgtgatatctgtagtaaatcattctcccaaAGTTATAACTTAACtgctcacaaacgcattcatacaggagagaaaccataccattgtgatatctgtggtaaatccttctctgaaAATGGTGGCTTAACTAAACACcagcgcattcatacaggagagaaaccttactgttgtaatgtctgtggtaaatcattctctgaaactgGCCACTTAACCAGacacaaacgtatccatacaggagagaagccgtatcgctgtgacatctgtggtaaatcattctctcaggtAGCCAATCTTAATACTCACAAACggattcatacaggtgagaagccataccagtgtgatatttgtggggagtcattctctcaaaatcatcacttgacaattcacaaatacatccatacagGGGAAGAAACCaaatcactgtga
- the LOC106877423 gene encoding zinc finger protein 271: MELDTFNSINSVTQTHSDEKPLCSETIIEQTSLERNIPGHCSEIYQKIFPEGESYTYKEIHNGENSYHCEICAKDFVSNNKLTKHKRIHTGEKPYHCEICGKSFFEKSSLLRHQRIHTGKNLFHCETCGKSFVCNSNLTAHKRTHTGEKPYECDICEKSFSDKSTLVVHRRIHTGEKLFHCEICGKSFVCNSSLTSHKRTHTGERPYHCDVCGKSFSDNSTLVVHRRIHTGEKIFHCEVCGKSFVFNSDLKRHSRIHTGEKPYLCEICEKSFCDYSHLLRHRNIHTGEKMYRCEICGKCFVFKSNLKKHVRIHTGEKPYECEVCGKSFSDHSGFVVHRRIHTGDKRFHCGICEKSFVTNCDLKRHNRIHSGEKPYPCEICGKSFMIKSTLTKHNRIHTGEKPYHCEICGKSFCDNSSLSVHRRTHTGEKRFQCEICSKSFVTNGHLKSHKRIHTGEKPFHCQTCGKSFRENSYLVIHKRIHTGEKPFHCDLCGLSFVSNSDLTKHIKKHTGDKTIPP; the protein is encoded by the coding sequence ATGGAATTGGACACTTTTAACTCTATTAATTcagtaacacagacacacagcgaTGAGAAACCTTTATGCAGTGAAACAATTATTGAACAAACATCGTTAGAGAGAAATATTCCTGGACATTGCAGTGAAATTTACCAGAAAATATTTCCTGAAGGTGAATCGTATACGTATAAAGAAATTCATAATGGGGAAAACTCTTATCATTGTGAGATTTGTGCGAAAGATTTTGTTTCTAACAATAAATTAACAAAACACAAGAGgatacatactggagaaaaaccctatcactgtgaaatttgtgggaaatcatTCTTTGAAAAGTCTAGCCTCCTTCGTCACCAAAGAATTCATACTGGAAAGAATTTGTTTCACTGTGAAACGTGTGGTAAGTCTTTTGTCTGTAATAGTAATTTAACAGCACACAAAAGAACACATACCGGAGAAAAACCTTATGAGTGTGATATATGTGAGAAGTCGTTCTCTGATAAATCTACTCTTGTAGTTCATCGGAGAATACACACCGGAGAGAAACtatttcactgtgaaatatgcggCAAGTCGTTTGTCTGTAACAGCAGTTTAACATCTCACAAGAGGACACATACTGGAGAAAGACCGTATCACTGTGATGTGTGTGGGAAATCGTTTTCTGATAATTCTACTCTTGTCGTTCATCGAAGAATTCACACGGGGGAGAAAATATTCCACTGTGAAGTGTGTGGaaagtcttttgtttttaatagtgACTTGAAGCGGCACAGCAGAATCCACACTGGGGAAAAACCGTATCTTTGTGAAATCTGTGAGAAATCGTTCTGTGATTATTCCCATCTCTTACGTCACCGAAAtatacacactggagagaaaaTGTAtcgttgtgaaatatgtgggaagtgttttgtttttaagagTAATTTGAAAAAACACGTAAgaatacacactggagagaaaccttacGAGTGTGAAGTCTGTGGCAAATCCTTTTCTGACCATTCTGGATTTGTAGTTCATCGAAGAATACATACTGGAGATAAACGATTCCATTGCGGGATATGCGAGAAGTCGTTTGTTACAAATTGTGATTTAAAGAGGCATAATAGAATACACAGTGGCGAAAAACCCTATCCGTGTGAGATTTGTGGCAAATCGTTTATGATAAAAAGTACGTTAACAAAACACAACAgaattcacactggagaaaagccatatcattgcgaAATATGTGGAAAGTCGTTCTGTGACAACTCTAGTCTTTCAGTTCACCGAAGAACACACACTGGTGAAAAACGATTCCAATGTGAGATATGCAGCAAGTCGTTTGTCACTAATGGTCACTTGAAATCACATAAAAgaattcacactggagaaaaacctttccaCTGTCAGACTTGTGGGAAATCGTTTCGTGAAAATTCTTATCTTGTAATACACAAAAGgatacacacaggagagaaacccttCCACTGTGACTTGTGTGGGCTGTCTTTTGTATCTAACAGTGATTTAACAAAGCACATCAAGAAACATACTGGAGATAAAACTATTCCACCATGA
- the LOC106873846 gene encoding zinc finger protein 271 — MLKVIEKSPYVCDICNKSFSRKGNLIIHKRIHTGEKPYHCDICGVSFSQNHHLKSHKSIHTGEKPYHCNICGKSFSQSSELTKHKHIHTGDNPYHCDICGKSFARSDILITHKQIHTGEKPYRCDICDKLFSQNANLNTHKRIHTGEKPYQCNICGESFSQNYHLTTHIYIDTWEKPNHCDICEIHTGEKPYRCDICDKSFSQNANLNTHKRIHTGEKPYQCDICGESFSQNHHLTTHKYIHTGEKPNHCDICGKSFSLKHHLTKHKLCHTGERPYRCDICGKSFTENGVLTKHKRIHTGEKPYHCDICGDSFSQNGFLTRHKRIHTGDKPFHCDICGKSFSEIGHLTKHKRIHTGEKPYHCNVCSKSFSQSCNLTTHKRIHTGEKPYHCDICGKSFSENGHLTKHQRIHTGEKPYHCDICGKSFSETGHLTKHKYVHTGEKPYHCDVCDKSFSQSGDLTTHKRIHTGEKPYQCDICGKSFSRNDNLTQHKHIHTKVKPYHCNVCGKSYFQKNYLTKHICLHIKQ, encoded by the exons ATGCTGAAAGTGATAGAAAAATCACCATATGTCTGTGACATTTGTAATAAGTCTTTCTCTCGAAAAGGGAACTTAATTATtcataagcgtattcatacaggagagaaaccatatcactgtgacatttgtggtgtatcattctctcaaaatcatCATTTAAAAAGTCATAAAtccattcatacaggagagaagccatatcattgcaatatttgtggtaaatcattctctcaaagtagtgaattaactaaacacaaacatattcatacaggagacaatccatatcattgtgacatttgtggtaaatcatttgcccGGAGTGATATATtgatcacacacaaacaaatccacacaggagagaagccatatcgctgtgatatttgtgataaattaTTCTCCCAAAATGCTAATCTCAATACTCACAAAcgaattcatactggagagaagccataccagTGTAATATTTGTGGGgagtcattctctcaaaattatCACTTGACAACTCACATTTACATTGATACATGGGAAAAACCAAatcactgtgacatttgtg AAatccacacaggagagaagccatatcgctgtgatatttgtgataaatcattctcccaAAATGCTAATCTCAATACTCACAAAcgaattcatactggagagaagccataccagtgtgatatttgtggtgaaTCATTTTCCCAgaatcatcacttgacaactcacaaatacattcatacaggggaaaaaccaaatcactgtgacatctgtggcaaatcattctcgtTAAAGCATCATTTAACTAAACATAAACTTTGTCACACTGGAGAGagaccatatcgctgtgatatctgtggtaaatcattcactgaaaATGGTGTTTTGACTaagcacaaacgcattcatactggagagaaaccatatcattgtgatatatgtggtgaTTCATTCTCACAAAATGGTtttttaactagacacaaacgtattcacactggagacaaaccatttcattgtgatatttgtggcaaatcattctctgaaattggtcacttaacaaaacacaaacgcattcacaccgGTGAGAAGCCTTACCATTGCAATGtctgcagtaaatcattctctcagagttgtaacttaactactcacaaacgcattcatacgggagagaaaccataccattgtgatatctgtggtaaatccttctctgaaAATGGTCATTTAACTAAACACCAGcgcatccatacaggagagaaaccatatcattgtgacatctgtggtaaatcattttccgAAACTGGACACTTAACTAAACATAAGTAtgtccatacaggagagaagccatatcactgtgatgtctgtgataaATCGTTCTCTCAAAGTGGTgatttaactactcacaaacgtattcatactggagagaaaccatatcagtgtgatatttgtggtaaatcattctctcgaaatgataACTTAACtcagcataaacatatacatacaaaagtgaaaccatatcattgcaatgtctgtggcaaatcatactttcaaaaaaattacttaactaagcatatatgtttgcatataaaacAGTAA